The Dunckerocampus dactyliophorus isolate RoL2022-P2 chromosome 16, RoL_Ddac_1.1, whole genome shotgun sequence genome includes a window with the following:
- the ugt5d1 gene encoding UDP glucuronosyltransferase 5 family, polypeptide D1: MTGFPRVCGALLLLSLCLFSSCDGGNILVVPIDGSHWINMKVLLEELHQRGHNLTVIRESHSMYIAETSPLYTSITIDLPGQWEDFFNFMEEVIRGHRQGRPMQSEFFNMLLGFHSFWAKALTELLDDKAMVQRLKDSHYNLVITDPACSTGVALAKYLDLPLALNVRWITAGDGHFAIAPSPLSYVPVPGSCLTDKMDFFQRVKNMLHYVLSSFQYKVFLEPIFNTVCEKYIKGGCDITALLQEADIWLFRSDFVFDFPRPTMPNVIYIGGFQCKPANPLPADLEDFVQSAGEDGVIVMSMGSLVNGVPAEVAEEIAAIFAKLPQKVIWRHKGSRPSTLGNNTLIMDWMPQTDLLGHPQTKLFVAHGGTNGLQEAIYHGVPVLGIPLFFDQHDNLLRLQDRGAVKILELLHLSQDFEESLKEVLHQDSYRRNMQRLSRLHRDQPTMPMDRAVFWVEYVMRHKGAPHLRTEANKMAWYKYYGLDVFLLLAAVATILLLSAVALFRFLCCGKGRKNKSKQQ, from the exons ATGACAG GATTTCCTCGCGTCTGTGGAGCCTTGTTGTTGCTCAGCCTGTGTCTGTTTTCTTCTTGCGATGGAGGGAACATTCTGGTGGTCCCCATAGACGGCAGCCACTGGATCAACATGAAGGTCCTGCTGGAGGAACTCCACCAGCGAGGACACAACCTGACTGTGATCCGAGAATCCCACAGCATGTACATCGCAGAGACGTCGCCTCTGTACACGTCCATCACCATCGATCTGCCTGGACAGTGGGAGgactttttcaactttatggagGAGGTCATTCGG ggCCACAGACAAGGACGTCCAATGCAGAGTGAGTTCTTCAACATGCTCTTGGGGTTCCATTCGTTCTGGGCTAAAGCCCTCACTGAGCTCCTCGATGATAAAGCGATGGTCCAACGGTTAAAAGATTCCCACTACAACTTGGTCATCACCGACCCAGCCTGCTCGACCGGAGTCGCACTTGCCAAGTATCTGGACCTGCCTCTAGCGCTCAACGTCCGCTGGATCACTGCTGGAGATGGTCACTTTGCAATCGCCCCCTCTCCTCTCTCCTATGTCCCAGTGCCAGGGTCGTGCTTGACGGACAAGatggacttcttccagagagtGAAGAACATGCTTCACTATGTTCTCTCTTCTTTCCAGTATAAAGTCTTCCTAGAACCCATCTTTAACACCGTTTGTGAGAAATACATAAAGGGCGGTTGTGACATCACCGCACTGCTTCAGGAGGCCGACATTTGGCTCTTCCGCTCGGATTTTGTGTTTGACTTCCCGCGGCCCACCATGCCAAATGTTATCTACATCGGAGGCTTCCAGTGCAAACCGGCCAATCCCCTGCCGGCGGACCTGGAGGACTTTGTTCAGAGCGCTGGGGAGGACGGCGTCATCGTCATGAGCATGGGGAGTTTAGTGAACGGCGTGCCAGCTGAGGTCGCCGAAGAAATTGCCGCCATCTTTGCTAAGTTGCCTCAGAAG GTCATTTGGCGACACAAGGGGTCTCGGCCGTCAACGCTGGGCAACAACACCCTCATAATGGACTGGATGCCGCAGACGGATCTACTGGGCCACCCTCAGACCAAACTCTTTGTAGCTCACGGAGGAACCAACGGACTCCAGGAGGCCATTTACCACGGCGTCCCCGTCCttgggattcccttgttcttcGACCAGCATGACAACCTGCTGCGCTTGCAAGACAGAGGCGCCGTCAAGATCCTGGAGCTGCTTCATCTCAGCCAAGACTTTGAGGAGAGCCTCAAGGAGGTCCTCCACCAGGACAGCTACAGGCGGAACATGCAAAGGCTGTCGCGGCTGCATCGAGATCAGCCAACTATGCCCATGGACCGGGCCGTTTTCTGGGTGGAGTATGTGATGCGCCACAAGGGGGCACCTCACCTACGCACGGAGGCTAATAAGATGGCGTGGTACAAATACTATGGTCTGGATGTGTTCCTGCTGCTGGCAGCTGTTGCGACCATACTGCTGCTGTCAGCTGTGGCTCTCTTCAGGTTCCTGTGCTGCGGAAagggaagaaaaaacaaaagcaaacaacagtaa